A region from the Phaenicophaeus curvirostris isolate KB17595 chromosome 28, BPBGC_Pcur_1.0, whole genome shotgun sequence genome encodes:
- the FEM1A gene encoding protein fem-1 homolog A, which translates to MDLRTAVFNAARDGKLSLLQQLLGRRSRAEREALTAGAGAAGTPLLIAARHGHLEVVEFLLDRCGARVGEGGAVCFDGETIEGAPPLWAAAAAGHLHVVRSLLERGACVNQTTVTNSTPLRAACFDGHLDVVRYLVGERGADLEVANRHGHTCLMISCYKGHREIARYLLEKGADVNRRSAKGNTALHDCAESGSLEILQLLLRSKARMEKDGYGMTPLLAASVTGHTNIVEYLIQGGLRQEEEEEGGRSGSCVSAGSRQRCCGAGEEAPRGCEVEGCERCCTSASGRDEEQAPHVFCSREAAVEALELLGATFVDKKRDLLGAHKYWRRAMELRCEGGRYLPKPEPRQLVLAYDYSREVSSLEELEALITDPDEMRMQALLIRERILGPSHPDTSYYIRYRGAVYADSGNFERCINLWKYALDMQQGNLEPLSPMTASSFLSFAELFSYVLQDRSKGTLATHLGFSDLMGVLSKGVREVERALVHGKDPITDSVQFTKTLAIILHLVFLLEKVECTPEQEHQKRQTIYRLLKCCPRAKNGFTPLHMAVDKDTTAVGRYPVGKFPSLHVVNLLLECGADPDSRDYDNNTPLHIAARNNCPLIMSALMEAGAHMDATNAFKQTAYELLDEKLLTKSMMQPFNYITLQCLAARALDKHKIPYKGFIPEELEAFIELH; encoded by the coding sequence ATGGACCTGCGCACGGCCGTGTTCAACGCGGCCCGCGACGGGAAGCTGtcgctgctgcagcagctgctggggaggcGCAGCCGCGCCGAGCGGGAGGCGCTGACGGCgggcgcgggggcggcggggacgCCGCTGCTGATCGCGGCGAGGCACGGCCACCTCGAGGTGGTGGAGTTCCTGCTGGACCGCTGCGGGGCCCGCGTCGGGGAGGGCGGCGCCGTGTGCTTCGACGGCGAGACGATCGAGGGGGCCCCGCCGCTCTgggccgcggccgccgccggcCACCTGCACGTGGTGCGGAGCCTCCTGGAACGAGGCGCCTGCGTCAACCAGACCACGGTCACCAACTCGACGCCGCTGCGAGCCGCCTGCTTCGACGGGCACCTGGACGTGGTGCGGTACCTGGTGGGGGAGCGCGGGGCCGATCTGGAAGTGGCCAACCGGCACGGCCACACCTGCCTGATGATCTCGTGCTACAAAGGGCACCGCGAGATCGCGCGGTACCTGCTGGAGAAAGGGGCCGACGTCAACCGCCGCAGCGCCAAGGGGAACACGGCCCTGCACGACTGCGCCGAGTCCGGCAGCCTGGagatcctgcagctgctgctgcgcTCCAAAGCGCGCATGGAGAAGGACGGCTACGGCATGACGCCCCTGCTCGCCGCCAGCGTCACCGGCCACACCAACATCGTGGAGTACCTCATCCAGGGAGGCCTgcggcaggaggaggaggaggagggcggcCGCAGCGGGAGCTGTGTCTCCGCCGGGAGCCGTCAGAGATGCTGCGGTGCTGGCGAGGAAGCGCCTCGGGGCTGCGAGGTAGAGGGGTGCGAGCGATGTTGCACCTCGGCCTCCGGTCGGGATGAGGAGCAGGCCCCCCACGTGTTCTGCAGCCGAGAAGCTGCCGTGGAGgcgctggagctgctgggcgCTACGTTTGTGGATAAGAAACGCGACCTTCTGGGAGCCCACAAGTACTGGCGGAGGGCGATGGAGCTTCGGTGCGAGGGCGGACGGTACCTGCCTAAACCTGAGCCCCGGCAGCTGGTGTTGGCCTACGACTATTCCCGGGAAGTGAGTTCGTTGGAGGAACTAGAAGCCTTGATCACTGATCCAGATGAGATGCGCATGCAGGCGCTGCTGATCAGAGAGCGCATCTTGGGTCCTTCCCACCCAGACACTTCCTACTACATCCGTTACCGAGGGGCGGTCTACGCTGACTCCGGCAACTTTGAACGCTGCATTAACCTGTGGAAGTACGCTCTGGACATGCAGCAAGGCAACCTGGAGCCTCTGAGCCCGATGACTGCCAgcagtttcctttcctttgctgagctcttctcttaCGTGCTTCAGGACCGCTCCAAAGGCACTTTAGCCACCCACCTGGGCTTCTCCGACCTGATGGGAGTGCTGAGCAAAGGCGTCCGGGAGGTGGAGAGGGCCCTGGTGCACGGCAAGGACCCTATCACCGACTCGGTGCAGTTCACCAAGACGCTGGCCATCATCCTTCACCTGGTTTTCCTGCTGGAGAAGGTGGAGTGCACGCCGGAGCAGGAACACCAGAAGCGCCAGACGATCTACCGCCTGCTGAAGTGCTGTCCCCGCGCCAAGAACGGCTTCACTCCCTTGCACATGGCTGTGGACAAGGATACGACAGCAGTGGGACGTTATCCCGTGGGCAAGTTCCCATCGCTCCACGTTGTGAACTTGCTTCTGGAGTGTGGGGCTGACCCGGACAGCCGGGACTACGACAACAACACCCCGCTGCACATTGCTGCCCGCAACAACTGCCCGCTGATCATGAGTGCCCTGATGGAGGCAGGAGCCCACATGGACGCCACCAATGCCTTCAAGCAGACGGCTTACGAGCTGCTGGATGAGAAGCTTCTCACCAAGAGCATGATGCAGCCCTTCAACTACATCACCCTCCAGTGCCTTGCTGCTCGCGCCCTGGACAAGCACAAGATTCCCTACAAGGGTTTCATCCCCGAGGAGCTGGAAGCCTTCATTGAACTGCACTAG